CCGTCACGCTCCAGATCGGGGCCTGGGCCGGGCGCAGGCCGGTCAGTTGCGGGGCCGCCGTGCCGCCTTCCAGCCGCGCATCGGTTGCTGACAAGGCGCCGCGCAGCGTCAACCGATCCCCAGGCGTCCAGTCCCCGTTGAGCTCCAGCCCGACCGCCTCGATGGTTCCGGCATTGCGCCGCTGCCGCAGCACCCCGCCAGCGGGCACGAAGCCGGCCCGCGGAAAGGTGCCGGGTCCTTCGCCGATCGTGACATTCACCACTGCATCCTCGATGCGGTTGGCAAAGACCGTGGCTGTCACCCCGCCGCGCGAGCCGGTCCAGGCCAGCTCCGTCTCGATCCCCGTCAGCCGTTCCGGCTCCAGCGCCGCATTGGCCTCCGTCAGGTCATTGCCGACCCGGAACGGGCGATGCAGTTCGTTCAGCGTTGCGGGGCGGAAGGCCGAGTATGCGGCGGCCCGCAGGCTGAATCCTTCGGCCAGGTCGCGGCGCACGGCCAGTCGCGCGCTGGTGACTGTGCCCGAGCGTTCGGGATCGGTCTCGTCCAGGGTCGCGACACCCGTGGCGCGGTCGGTTTCCAGACGACGACCGTCGCGGTTCCGCCAGCCATCCAGGCGAAGCCCGCCTGCTACCAGCCACGGGCCCCGGCTCCATGATCCATCCGCATAGACCCCGGCCCCCTGCGTCGTGCCACCGGCGATCCGGTCGCGTGTGAAGTTGCCGGCGATGAAGCGAAAGCGCTCGCGGGTCTCACCTTCATTGATGCGGGCATCGGCCCCGACTTCCCACTCGATTCGGCCATCGCCCAACGGATGAGCCCGCCGCAGAGCGGCGTTCACCCCCCAGCCCTCGGCCGGTGTCTCGATCTGCTCATTGGCCGCAGTGGTGCCGGAACGGTCGGCCGCGACGGCGACCGAACTGTTGGCCAGATCGCTGCCGCGCCGCCACAACTGGACCCGCCATCCGGCCCGATCCGGCGACGGACGGGCGGCCAGGGTGGCGCTGATCACCGACCCCTTGGCGTTGGCTCGGGCACCCTGCAGGCCCGAGCCCCTGTCTTCCTCATAGACACCGGCCCGCAACGACAGCGTCGCCCCTTGCAGCGGAACGTCTGCCCGCACCGAAGCGGTGCTGGCCGTCAGGTCCAGAGGGGTATCCGCCGGTCCCGCCGCAGGCCCGCGCACCGGCACATGGCCATCCGTCGTCTCATGCCCCGCCGAAAGGACCAGCTGGATCGGCCCCAGAGCGATCGCCGTCGATCCCGCCGCGCGGAAGGTGCCACGCTCAGCGAGCGACAGGTCCAGAACGCCGCCCGCATCGCGTTCTCGCAAGGCGACAGAGCCGGTCAGCGCCCCTGCGCCATACGGGCCGGTCCCGCCCCCGCGGACGACATCGACGCCATCCAGCGATTCGGGCGGGACCTGGGACCAGATGACCCATCCGCCGAACGGATCGTTCAACGGCACTCCGTCCAGGGTGATCAGCGCACGCCCGGCCCCGGATGGGGCGATGGCGCGCAGGGACAGCCCCTGGGTCGTGGGATTGGCCGACAGGCTGGAGGTACGCCTGAACAGCGAGACTGCGGGCACGGCAGCCAGGGCTTCGTCCAGGCGGCGAGCACGGTTCAACGCTTCCGGATCCAGCCGGATCAGGGCAAACGCGCCCTGTCCTGCCGCATCGGGCAAGCGCGCCGCCGTGACGACAATCTCGGCGACGTCGGTGGCGGGATCCTGGATCAGCCGCCTGTCGGGGTGCTGGTCGCCGAAGGCGGTGCGACCGGCGTCGCCTGGGTGGTCGCCTGGCCGGCAGCCCCCTCGACCGGCGCGGCGGCCTCGGCCCCGGTGGCGTCGGTGCCCTCGACAGCAGGCGCTTCACCCGCAGGAGCCGCAGCAGCGCCCGGCTGACGCGCCGGATCGGGCGCGGGGATGGCATAGCCCGTCGAGCCCTGAGCCCGCAGATAGGCGATCAGATTGACCCGCGTCGGGGTGTCGCGCAGGCCAGCGAAGGACATCTTGGTGCCTGCGACATAGCGTTGCGGTGCCGTGATGAACCGGTCGAGCTCGTCATAGGTCCAGACCGGAGCCTCACCCTTATGAGCTGCCATGGCGTCGGAATAGGCGAACCCGGCCGAATGCATGACAGGGCCACCGACCACGCCATAGAGGTTCGGACCGATGCCATTGGCACCGCCCGCATTGATGGTGTGGCAGGCCACGCAGCGCGCGAAGGCCGCTTCACCGGCCGCCAGGTCGGCGACGGGCAGCAGCGTGCCCCAATCCGGCGGCAGCTCGGCTTCGGCGGCACCACCGGCGGCCTCTTCGGGCGCGTCGACGAAATAGCCCATCTTCTCAGGCGGATGAGGCGCAAAGATCGCGCTCGACACCTGCTGCACGACCAGGATGGCGAACGCCGTCCCCAGGCCCGCACCGAAAATCTTGTTCCACTTCAGATCGCCGCTCATGCGCGTGGTCGCATCCCGTCTCTGGAGGCCGCCTGCCAGGGTCGGCGGGCAGCATATTCTTGCGTGGGCGTCTCTTACACGCTAGCGCCGCCTTCGCAACCGGCCCATGGGCGCTTTCAACCGTTCTCGGCGTCGCAGGAAGACCGCACGGCATGACCCCCCTGATCCTGATCCCGGCTCGGATGGCCGCGACCCGCCTGCCCGGCAAGCCCTTGGCCGACATCGGGGGCAGGCCCATGATCGTGCGAGCCTGGCAGCAGGCCTGTGCCTCCGGACTGCCCGTCGCCGTGGCGGCAGGCGATGCCGAAATCGTGTCGGCGATCCAGGCCGCCGGCGGACAGGCCGTCCTGACCGACCCTGATCTGCCATCCGGATCCGATCGGATCCGTGCCGCCGTCGAGGCCATCGACCCGGAGGGTCGCCACGACGCGATCATCAATCTGCAAGGCGACATGCCGTTTGCCGATCCTGGCCTGGCCCTGGCGTGCGCAGCCCTGCTGGAGGCCGAACCCTCCTGCGACATTGCCACCCTGGTCGCGACCGAGAGCGGGCCCTCCGACCGCGCCAATCCCGATGTGGTCAAGGCCGTCCTGGCCCTGGACGAAGTCGCGATGCGCGGCCGAGCCCTCTATTTCACCCGTTCGACCCTTTACGGCGACGCCCCCGTCTGGCGGCACATCGGTCTTTATGGCTATCGGCGGGAGGCGCTGATGCGGTTCTGTGCTGCCCCGCCCTCGCCTCTGGAACGCCGCGAGAAACTGGAACAGTTGCGCGCCTTGGAGATGGGACTGTCGATCTGGGCCGCTGTCATCGATCAGGCCCCGTTGTCGGTCGACAACCCTGCCGATCTTGAAGCGGCGCGGGCCTTGGCGGCATCACGCACCTGATCCCGTCAGGAACGATCATTTGCCCGTCACAGCGTTCGGTGAGAATGTCGGCTCCTCAACCAGGAGCCGATCCAAAATGCTGAAATCTCTCGCCGTTGCGACCGCCATCGCCTTTTTCGCCGTGCCAGCCGTGGCCCAGGACGGTGACGCGCTGATCGCCGAACTGTTCACGGCCTTCGAAGCAGAGTTTCCGAATCTCTCGACCGTCCAGCGTCACAATGCCGGACTGGCCGAGGGTGCCAGCTCGCGGTTCACCTTCAACGCTCGCGCCGGTGTCGAATATACGGTCGTCGGCCTGTGCGACCAGAACTGCACCGATGTCGACCTGGAAGTCTTCTCCGGCTCCACCTCGGTCGGGTCTGACTTCCTGGAA
The genomic region above belongs to Brevundimonas vitisensis and contains:
- a CDS encoding TonB-dependent receptor; translation: MPDAAGQGAFALIRLDPEALNRARRLDEALAAVPAVSLFRRTSSLSANPTTQGLSLRAIAPSGAGRALITLDGVPLNDPFGGWVIWSQVPPESLDGVDVVRGGGTGPYGAGALTGSVALRERDAGGVLDLSLAERGTFRAAGSTAIALGPIQLVLSAGHETTDGHVPVRGPAAGPADTPLDLTASTASVRADVPLQGATLSLRAGVYEEDRGSGLQGARANAKGSVISATLAARPSPDRAGWRVQLWRRGSDLANSSVAVAADRSGTTAANEQIETPAEGWGVNAALRRAHPLGDGRIEWEVGADARINEGETRERFRFIAGNFTRDRIAGGTTQGAGVYADGSWSRGPWLVAGGLRLDGWRNRDGRRLETDRATGVATLDETDPERSGTVTSARLAVRRDLAEGFSLRAAAYSAFRPATLNELHRPFRVGNDLTEANAALEPERLTGIETELAWTGSRGGVTATVFANRIEDAVVNVTIGEGPGTFPRAGFVPAGGVLRQRRNAGTIEAVGLELNGDWTPGDRLTLRGALSATDARLEGGTAAPQLTGLRPAQAPIWSVTAGADWQASDRLVLSTAARYESRRFDDDLNSRVLAAAVTLDMRAEWRVNDVTGLWLAVDNVFDADVPVAATATGVESLGTPRTVGVGLRLSL
- a CDS encoding c-type cytochrome, which produces MSGDLKWNKIFGAGLGTAFAILVVQQVSSAIFAPHPPEKMGYFVDAPEEAAGGAAEAELPPDWGTLLPVADLAAGEAAFARCVACHTINAGGANGIGPNLYGVVGGPVMHSAGFAYSDAMAAHKGEAPVWTYDELDRFITAPQRYVAGTKMSFAGLRDTPTRVNLIAYLRAQGSTGYAIPAPDPARQPGAAAAPAGEAPAVEGTDATGAEAAAPVEGAAGQATTQATPVAPPSATSTPTGG
- a CDS encoding 3-deoxy-manno-octulosonate cytidylyltransferase, which gives rise to MTPLILIPARMAATRLPGKPLADIGGRPMIVRAWQQACASGLPVAVAAGDAEIVSAIQAAGGQAVLTDPDLPSGSDRIRAAVEAIDPEGRHDAIINLQGDMPFADPGLALACAALLEAEPSCDIATLVATESGPSDRANPDVVKAVLALDEVAMRGRALYFTRSTLYGDAPVWRHIGLYGYRREALMRFCAAPPSPLERREKLEQLRALEMGLSIWAAVIDQAPLSVDNPADLEAARALAASRT